One window of the Capsicum annuum cultivar UCD-10X-F1 unplaced genomic scaffold, UCD10Xv1.1 ctg65111, whole genome shotgun sequence genome contains the following:
- the LOC107843691 gene encoding uncharacterized protein LOC107843691: MDQNAVVSFRHRQSPSSDRFLGVFSPPLIDSAALIAADDADDDDELNEDDVFWTEKVLTESQLRSQNSCRQSFRKPEKFGILAALPEDHRKISTDLPVVRRKSSISSSSSSTESIPQSPFSRAIPMIPKAPPGNNDFTRSNSMPVRKFQHSAPVNVPMMARKKIQNRIEFDDVEITDDDEMLPPHEMVARGSMRSPRTTFSVLEGVGRTLKGRDLRQVRNAVWRQTGFQD, from the coding sequence ATGGACCAAAACGCTGTCGTTTCCTTCCGTCACCGTCAATCTCCATCGTCCGATCGATTCCTCGGCGTCTTTTCTCCACCGTTGATTGATTCTGCTGCTTTAATCGCCGCCGATGATGCTGACGATGATGATGAGCTCAATGAAGATGATGTGTTCTGGACTGAAAAAGTCTTAACTGAATCTCAACTCCGTTCGCAAAATTCTTGCCGTCAGTCCTTCCGGAAGCCGGAGAAGTTCGGTATTCTCGCCGCTTTACCGGAAGATCACCGGAAAATCTCAACTGACCTTCCGGTTGTTCGTCGGAAGAGTTCAATTTCTTCATCGTCTTCTAGTACGGAGTCGATACCGCAATCGCCGTTTTCACGTGCGATTCCTATGATTCCGAAGGCTCCGCCAGGTAACAATGACTTTACTCGCTCAAACTCTATGCCGGTGAGGAAGTTCCAGCACTCAGCTCCGGTAAATGTGCCGATGATGGCGAGGAAGAAGATACAGAATCGGATCGAGTTTGATGATGTTGAAATTACCGATGATGATGAGATGTTACCGCCGCATGAAATGGTGGCTAGAGGATCAATGAGGTCTCCCAGAACTACTTTCTCGGTACTGGAAGGCGTAGGAAGGACGCTTAAAGGGAGAGATCTTCGTCAGGTTCGCAATGCTGTGTGGCGCCAAACAGGTTTTCAGGATTGA